A single region of the Oncorhynchus keta strain PuntledgeMale-10-30-2019 chromosome 37, Oket_V2, whole genome shotgun sequence genome encodes:
- the cldn10d gene encoding claudin-10 isoform X2, whose translation MKHRTVMMYMEIGCFVSCLAGWILVSSTLAIEYWTWSEVGSVVLTTGNYFSNLWKDCVSDSTGVSDCKEYPSMLGLPVLTLIGMKCTKIGGSELANARVTFAGGITYLASGFAGLIVYSWWGNKIRSEFVDPNFKAQKFEIGAAVFIGWGGSILLITGGFILSFFSGKEGLRSTSKKRPRRPNSYATARTRRTYMMPNSSRVTPMPQLVQGSRGGRKIRTTRTTGTYSRDDFV comes from the exons ATGAAGCACAGGACGGTGATGATGTACATGGAGATAGGCTGCTTTGTGTCGTGTCTGGCTGGCTGGATTCTGGTGAGCTCCACCCTGGCTATAGAGTACTGGACCTGGTCTGAAGTGGGCAGCGTGGTGCTCACCACCGGCAACTACTTCTCTAACCTCTGGAAGGACTGTGTCTCAGACTCAACGGGGGTGTCCGACTGCAAAGAGTACCCCTCCATGCTGGGACTACCAG TCCTCACACTGATAGGGATGAAGTGCACCAAGATTGGAGGGTCAGAGCTCGCCAACGCACGGGTCACCTTTGCCGGGGGAATCACCTATCTGGCGTCTG GATTTGCTGGCCTGATCGTGTACTCCTGGTGGGGTAACAAAATAAGATCAGAGTTTGTGGATCCCAATTTCAAGGCACAGAA ATTTGAAATCGGAGCAGCGGTTTTTATTGGCTGGGGAGGCTCGATCTTGCTCATCACCGGAGGTTTCATACTCAGTTTCTTCTCTGGAAAGGAGGGTCTACGCTCAAC ATCAAAGAAAAGGCCCCGCAGACCTAACTCCTATGCCACAGCTCGGACCAGACGCACATACATGATGCCAAACTCTTCCAGAGTGACTCCAATGCCACAATTGGTCCAAGGGAGCAGAGGTGGCAGAAAGATCAGGACAACAAGGACCACTGGGACGTATAGCAGGGACGATTTTGTTTGA
- the cldn10d gene encoding claudin-10 isoform X1, producing MKHRTVMMYMEIGCFVSCLAGWILVSSTLAIEYWTWSEVGSVVLTTGNYFSNLWKDCVSDSTGVSDCKEYPSMLGLPVFLHSVRALSICSVILGFFAGVLTLIGMKCTKIGGSELANARVTFAGGITYLASGFAGLIVYSWWGNKIRSEFVDPNFKAQKFEIGAAVFIGWGGSILLITGGFILSFFSGKEGLRSTSKKRPRRPNSYATARTRRTYMMPNSSRVTPMPQLVQGSRGGRKIRTTRTTGTYSRDDFV from the exons ATGAAGCACAGGACGGTGATGATGTACATGGAGATAGGCTGCTTTGTGTCGTGTCTGGCTGGCTGGATTCTGGTGAGCTCCACCCTGGCTATAGAGTACTGGACCTGGTCTGAAGTGGGCAGCGTGGTGCTCACCACCGGCAACTACTTCTCTAACCTCTGGAAGGACTGTGTCTCAGACTCAACGGGGGTGTCCGACTGCAAAGAGTACCCCTCCATGCTGGGACTACCAG TGTTCCTCCACTCAGTAAGGGCTCTGTCCATCTGTTCTGTGATCCTTGGGTTCTTCGCTGGAGTCCTCACACTGATAGGGATGAAGTGCACCAAGATTGGAGGGTCAGAGCTCGCCAACGCACGGGTCACCTTTGCCGGGGGAATCACCTATCTGGCGTCTG GATTTGCTGGCCTGATCGTGTACTCCTGGTGGGGTAACAAAATAAGATCAGAGTTTGTGGATCCCAATTTCAAGGCACAGAA ATTTGAAATCGGAGCAGCGGTTTTTATTGGCTGGGGAGGCTCGATCTTGCTCATCACCGGAGGTTTCATACTCAGTTTCTTCTCTGGAAAGGAGGGTCTACGCTCAAC ATCAAAGAAAAGGCCCCGCAGACCTAACTCCTATGCCACAGCTCGGACCAGACGCACATACATGATGCCAAACTCTTCCAGAGTGACTCCAATGCCACAATTGGTCCAAGGGAGCAGAGGTGGCAGAAAGATCAGGACAACAAGGACCACTGGGACGTATAGCAGGGACGATTTTGTTTGA
- the LOC127916687 gene encoding claudin-10-like → MSNMATEIVAFILNISGWILVCSTLPTDYWKVSSVDGTVITTATFWSNLWKTCVTDSTGVSNCKDFPSMLALDVYIQVCRGLMIASVCLGFFGATLALMGMKCTRIGGSESTKARLTGLAGLHFILNGLCSLTACSLYAHRITSEFFDPLFFAQKFELGAALFIGWAGSVLCISGGLIFCLSLSEGFSRAECSYSGGTSMVTKRHKPGKSANSFYKSPVSTDPRDPAEHSRQFGKNAYV, encoded by the exons ATGAGCAACATGGCCACGGAGATCGTTGCCTTCATCCTGAACATATCTGGATGGATCCTGGTCTGCTCCACGTTGCCTACTGACTACTGGAAGGTGTCCTCCGTGGATGGGACAGTCATCACCACGGCGACCTTCTGGTCCAACCTGTGGAAGACCTGCGTCACGGATTCTACAGGAGTGTCCAACTGTAAAGATTTCCCCTCCATGCTGGCTCTGGATG tGTATATCCAGGTTTGTCGGGGCCTGATGATTGCGTCTGTGTGCCTGGGGTTCTTTGGAGCCACCCTGGCCCTGATGGGAATGAAGTGTACCAGGATCGGAGGCTCAGAGAGCACCAAGGCCAGACTAACAGGCCTCGCAGGCCTTCACTTCATACTCAATG GGCTTTGCTCCTTGACTGCATGCTCTCTGTACGCACACAGGATCACATCAGAGTTCTTTGACCCACTCTTTTTTGCTCAAAA GTTTGAGCTTGGCGCAGCGCTCTTCATCGGCTGGGCTGGATCGGTGCTCTGCATTTCAGGAGGACTCATATTCTGCCTCTCCTTGTCAGAGGGCTTCAG TCGAGCAGAGTGCTCCTACAGTGGTGGTACGTCTATGGTAACCAAGCGTCACAAACCCGGCAAGTCTGCCAACAGTTTCTACAAATCGCCAGTTTCCACAGACCCCCGAGACCCAGCAGAACACTCAAGGCAGTTTGGAAAGAACGCCTATGTGTGA